In Levilactobacillus brevis, a single genomic region encodes these proteins:
- a CDS encoding heavy-metal-associated domain-containing protein, translating into MSKVTMKLDALTCPSCMTKIEGALSKKDGVENVKVLFNASKIKAEFDDSQVTAESLADTVTDLGYVVKSSKVKAL; encoded by the coding sequence ATGAGTAAAGTAACGATGAAGTTAGATGCACTGACCTGCCCGTCCTGCATGACCAAGATTGAAGGCGCACTGAGCAAGAAAGATGGCGTGGAAAACGTCAAGGTTCTCTTCAACGCCAGCAAGATTAAGGCCGAATTCGATGACAGCCAAGTCACCGCTGAAAGCCTAGCCGACACGGTCACTGACCTCGGTTACGTTGTCAAGAGTTCCAAAGTCAAAGCCCTCTAA
- a CDS encoding DNA starvation/stationary phase protection protein, whose protein sequence is MTTSTMTVEDRYAAEQAQTDHDHHVPTAGAMTNHILANLHISIVKFHQVRWSVKGPLALSVRQLLSDYIATYRQQFDALGELLLDEGEIVSTTTKEFHDYNMLQESGAKKYLTAEEQVSELVRDADTHNLFIDRAIKLAEKEERPALASFLTTLRGTNNHIIRELQAVLGNDARDGLDEEDDDDDED, encoded by the coding sequence ATGACCACATCTACGATGACTGTTGAAGACCGCTACGCTGCCGAACAAGCCCAAACCGACCACGACCATCACGTCCCCACGGCCGGTGCCATGACCAACCACATCCTGGCCAATCTGCACATCTCAATTGTGAAGTTCCACCAAGTTCGCTGGTCAGTCAAGGGGCCGTTAGCCCTGAGCGTCCGGCAATTACTCAGCGATTACATCGCCACCTACCGGCAACAATTCGATGCCCTCGGCGAACTCCTGTTGGATGAAGGCGAGATCGTTTCCACCACGACTAAGGAATTCCACGACTACAACATGCTGCAGGAAAGTGGCGCCAAGAAGTATCTGACCGCCGAAGAACAAGTCAGTGAGCTGGTTCGCGACGCGGATACCCACAACCTCTTCATCGACCGGGCTATCAAGCTCGCCGAAAAGGAAGAACGTCCTGCCTTAGCCAGCTTCTTAACCACGCTACGGGGCACCAACAACCACATCATTCGTGAACTCCAAGCCGTACTGGGCAACGACGCCCGCGACGGTCTGGACGAAGAAGACGATGACGATGATGAAGACTAA
- a CDS encoding LacI family transcriptional regulator — protein MTKPTIKDIAAQSGVSIATVSRVLGNKTGSYSQKTQRKVLKIAKELGYRKNSAAVDLVRKRTDVIALIINATPTNFSTQIIDGIQQRAGELGQGVMILYAGNRDHTLQHQAIITALERSVTGILLAAIEPDEEDLALLKDSRIPFCFVSLYLGTRDILAVSSDNRDLAYQATQYLIDRGHTRISLAGIDDYHTGSQRQAGYREAMAASQLSAPAVLPGDYSYESGVSLLQAVRDQNATAVIAASDMVAAGLLTAAHQQGVRVPEDLSIMSIDGTIICQITTPALTSMTQDFYQIGSQSVNRVLGQPAVDFVPVTVTERDSVRWLVHS, from the coding sequence GTGACCAAACCAACGATTAAAGATATTGCGGCCCAATCAGGGGTGTCGATTGCCACCGTGTCGCGGGTGCTGGGCAATAAGACGGGCTCGTACAGTCAGAAGACCCAACGGAAAGTTTTGAAAATTGCGAAGGAGCTGGGCTACCGGAAGAATTCGGCAGCTGTGGATCTCGTCAGAAAACGAACGGACGTGATTGCCCTAATCATTAACGCCACGCCCACAAACTTCTCCACGCAGATTATCGACGGCATTCAGCAGCGCGCCGGTGAGTTGGGGCAGGGCGTGATGATTCTTTACGCCGGTAACCGGGACCACACACTCCAGCACCAAGCCATCATCACGGCCCTGGAACGGTCGGTCACGGGAATCTTGCTGGCGGCGATTGAGCCGGACGAAGAAGATCTGGCGTTGTTGAAGGACTCGCGGATTCCGTTTTGTTTCGTATCACTCTATTTGGGGACGCGAGACATTCTGGCCGTCAGCTCGGACAACCGGGATCTGGCCTACCAAGCCACTCAGTACCTGATCGACCGGGGACACACGCGGATTAGTCTAGCCGGTATCGACGACTACCACACGGGAAGTCAGCGGCAGGCGGGCTATCGGGAGGCCATGGCGGCTAGCCAGTTAAGCGCACCGGCCGTTTTGCCCGGCGATTATAGTTACGAGTCCGGCGTGAGCCTGCTGCAAGCGGTCCGCGACCAGAACGCCACGGCCGTGATTGCGGCCAGTGACATGGTGGCGGCGGGCTTACTGACGGCGGCTCACCAGCAGGGCGTTCGAGTGCCAGAAGACCTGTCCATTATGAGTATCGATGGGACCATCATTTGCCAAATCACCACGCCCGCGTTGACCAGCATGACGCAGGACTTCTATCAAATAGGAAGTCAGAGCGTCAACCGGGTGTTGGGACAACCGGCCGTGGATTTTGTGCCGGTGACCGTGACGGAGCGGGACAGTGTGAGGTGGTTGGTGCACTCATAA
- a CDS encoding SLC45 family MFS transporter, whose translation MNQPTAHAAGVAQPTGTATKKTARISNSLPNLPLKTIFAITFGFCGVNMAFSLQSSQMSRIFQTIGADPTNLGLFFILPPLAGLIVQPLVGKYSDRTWSPRFGRRMPYLLFSAPIAALVMVLLPNAGSFGFGYASLAALLFGAIAILFMDLSSNVCMQPFRMIIGDMVNENQKDKAWSWQQAFSNLGGVLATLLPFVLTYFGVANTARKGVVPLSVRLAFYIGAAILLGISAYTIHSVKEYDPETYANYHQIDPQAHKNHKSIWQLIKEAPKALWEVALVQMFAWIGIQYMWTYTTGAIAQNVWNTTNATSAGYQAAGNWYGILTFIQSMAAVLYGFLVLSHTNPFKRKFWYRFGIACFAIGLIWVFFIHNQYLLILPFCLIGIGFFTVHVEPFNIFTSSLNGSNEGSYIGIFNGTICLPQIIASVASFLVFRLVGKSMPGMMLVAGVSMLIAVIAISVLKQDKPQKDLSEDVH comes from the coding sequence ATGAATCAACCAACAGCGCATGCAGCTGGGGTCGCCCAACCGACCGGAACTGCCACTAAGAAAACGGCACGGATCTCAAACTCCCTGCCAAACTTACCATTGAAGACCATATTCGCGATTACGTTTGGGTTTTGCGGGGTTAACATGGCCTTCTCACTACAATCGTCACAAATGAGTCGGATCTTCCAGACCATCGGGGCCGATCCAACCAATCTGGGGCTCTTCTTCATCCTGCCCCCACTCGCCGGTTTAATCGTGCAACCGCTCGTTGGGAAATACTCCGACCGGACGTGGTCACCACGCTTTGGGCGACGGATGCCGTACCTGTTGTTCAGTGCGCCCATCGCCGCATTAGTCATGGTGCTTCTGCCAAACGCGGGGTCCTTTGGCTTCGGCTACGCCTCACTGGCCGCACTACTCTTCGGGGCCATTGCCATTCTATTCATGGACCTGTCCAGTAACGTCTGCATGCAGCCGTTCCGGATGATCATTGGCGACATGGTCAACGAAAATCAAAAGGATAAGGCCTGGTCTTGGCAACAAGCCTTCAGTAACTTAGGCGGCGTGCTGGCAACCCTATTGCCGTTCGTCTTAACTTACTTCGGCGTTGCTAATACCGCTAGAAAAGGGGTTGTCCCCCTGTCCGTACGGTTAGCCTTCTATATCGGTGCCGCCATTCTACTGGGGATTTCGGCTTACACCATCCACTCCGTTAAGGAATACGACCCCGAGACTTACGCCAACTACCACCAGATTGATCCGCAAGCGCACAAGAATCATAAGTCCATCTGGCAACTCATCAAGGAAGCGCCCAAGGCCTTGTGGGAAGTCGCTTTAGTCCAAATGTTCGCCTGGATTGGGATTCAATACATGTGGACCTACACGACCGGCGCTATTGCCCAAAATGTTTGGAACACCACCAACGCCACTTCTGCTGGTTATCAAGCCGCCGGCAACTGGTACGGGATCTTAACGTTTATCCAGTCCATGGCCGCTGTGCTCTACGGCTTTCTGGTGTTGTCGCACACGAATCCCTTCAAGCGGAAGTTCTGGTACCGCTTCGGGATTGCCTGCTTTGCCATCGGCTTAATCTGGGTCTTCTTCATCCACAACCAATACTTACTGATCCTACCATTCTGTTTAATCGGGATTGGTTTCTTCACCGTTCACGTGGAACCCTTTAACATCTTCACCTCTTCGCTAAATGGGTCCAACGAAGGCTCCTACATCGGAATCTTCAACGGGACTATCTGCTTGCCACAAATCATTGCGTCCGTGGCTAGTTTCTTGGTCTTCCGCCTGGTCGGCAAGTCTATGCCCGGCATGATGCTGGTTGCCGGTGTTTCCATGCTGATTGCGGTTATCGCTATCAGCGTCTTGAAGCAGGACAAGCCACAAAAAGATTTGTCCGAAGATGTTCACTAG